The Metabacillus schmidteae nucleotide sequence ATGAAAACGTTTTTTATGCTTAGAGGTTATTCTTTCATAACAAGTATTTTTTTAGGGAGTGCTGAAAGGGATTACAGTTTAGACGATTTAAAACATTTAAAAAATAGAAAGCTAGGGGGATAAATATATGAAAATGAAAAAATTATTTTCGATTGCTGCAACTAGTATTTTATCGTTATCGTTATTAGCGGCATGTGGTTCAAATGGTGATGGAGGAAATGCGGAAGGTGGAAGTGAAAAAGCAGTTTCTTTAAGACTTGCACATAACCAGGCAGAAGATCATCCTATTCACACTTCTTTATCAGAGTTCAAATCATTAACAGAGGAAAATTCAGATGGAAACGTTAAAATTGAAATCTTCCCAAATGGTCAACTTGGTCAAGAACGTGATGTAATTGAACTTGTAAAATCAGGTACACTTGATATGGCAAAGGTAAGTGCGAGTGCATTGGAAGCGTTTGATCCAAGCTATGCAATCTTCTCACTACCATATATTTTCCAAAGCAGAGAACACTACCATAATGTAATGGATAACAGTGAAGCTGTTCAGGAAATTTTCCAAGGTACTAAAGATCAAGGATTTGTTGCTATTGGCTGGTATGATGGTGGACAACGCAGTATTTACACTGCTGATAAAGAAGTTGCAACACCTGCTGATATGAAAGGGTTAAAAATTCGTGTACAAGAAAGTCCAACATCAATCTCTATGATTGAAGCAATGGGCGGAGCTCCAACTCCAATGTCATTTGGTGAGGTATACACTTCATTACAACAAGGTGTTATTGATGGTGCAGAAAATAATGAAACTGCTTTAACAAACAACAAACACGGAGAAGTTGCAAAAGCCTACACTTATACAGAACACCAATATGTACCGGATGTATTGATTGTAAGCACTAACATGTGGGATAAGTTATCAGAAGATCAACAAAAAGCAATTCAAGATGCAGCAAAAGCTTCATCTGAAAGTCATAAAGATGTATGGCAAAAAGCAGTTGAAGATTCAATCAAGGCTTCAGAAGAAATGGGTGTAACTTTCTATAAGATTGATAAAAAGGCTTTTATTGATGCCGCAGCACCATTACATGAAGCATACAAAGCAGAAAATGAAACTAATGCAAAATACTTTGATGATTTCCAAAGCTATCTTAAATAGAGACTAAAGACAATAGGCCTCTCAATTCCTGGTATTCATATTTCAGGAATAAGAGGCCTATCAAAATATGAAAGAGAAGGTGACGATCTGATGAGAAAAATAGTGGATAAGGTAACAGCATTTTTAACATGCTCCTTAATGATCGTTATGGTTTTAGTGGCTTGTTGGCAAGTGTTTACTCGTTTTGTCTTAAATTCACCAAGTACAGTATCTGAGGAGTTTTTACGATACTCACTTATTTGGCTTACAATGGTTGGTTCAGCTTATGCATATGGAAAGAAGAAACATTTAGCCGTTGTGTTTGTTGCTAGGAAAGTACCTGAGAAATACCAATTATTTCTTCACTTGGTTGTTGAAGCATTTGTATTGGTATTCATTGCTGTTATTCTCCTATTCGGAGGAACGAAAGCTTATCAAAATGCAGTAGGACAGGTTTCATCAGCGTTGGGCATGCCAATGGAATATTTATATTTAAGCCTTATTGTTGCAGGCGTTTTATTCCTATTTTATTTAATTCTTCATATAAGAGATTATTTTACGAAAACAAATAACACAGTCGTAGGTGAATAGATCATAACGACAAATTTTTAGAGGTATGTACGAAAAAAGGAGTGAGCATTCATGGCATTACAGGCAGGGCTTGTGTTAATTATTGTATTTTTACTCTTGCTTATTTTAAGTGTGCCTATTTCTGTAAGTATCGTTATTTCTTCAATGGCTGCGATTCTATCCGTTTTGCCTTGGGACATGGCAATATTTACGGCATCACAAAAGATTGTAACAGGACTGGATAGTTTTACGTTACTAGCTGTTCCATTTTTTATTCTTTCTGGAATTTTAATGAATAATGGTGGAATTGCTGAACGTCTAATTAATTTTGCGAAAGTGCTTGTAGGTAGAATGCCAGGTTCTTTAGGTCACGCAAACGTATTAGGAAATATGTTATTCGGATCTCTTTCCGGTTCTTCTGTTGCAGCAGCGGCAGCAATCGGCGGTACGATTGGACCCTTGCAAAAGAAAGAAGGATACGATCCTAAATTTTCAGCAGCAGTAAATATTGCATCTGCACCGACAGGTCTTATTATTCCTCCAAGTGGTGCATTAATTATCTATTCATTGGTAAGTGGAGGAACATCAGTAGCAGCACTATTTATTGCAGGCTATATTCCAGGGATTTTATGGGGATTAGCATGTATGGTTGTAGGATTTATTATCGCAAAGCGAAGAAATTACCCTGTATCTGAGCGAGTATCTTTTGGCGTTGCTTTTAAAACATTTTTAGAGGCAATCCCGAGCTTATTGCTAATTGTTATCGTAATAGGTGGAATTTTAGGTGGTATTTTCACTGCTACTGAAGCTGCGGCTGTCGCTGTTGCTTACACATTTATACTAGCATTGGTCTACCGTACAGTTAAGATTTCAGATATGCCAAGAATC carries:
- a CDS encoding TRAP transporter substrate-binding protein codes for the protein MKMKKLFSIAATSILSLSLLAACGSNGDGGNAEGGSEKAVSLRLAHNQAEDHPIHTSLSEFKSLTEENSDGNVKIEIFPNGQLGQERDVIELVKSGTLDMAKVSASALEAFDPSYAIFSLPYIFQSREHYHNVMDNSEAVQEIFQGTKDQGFVAIGWYDGGQRSIYTADKEVATPADMKGLKIRVQESPTSISMIEAMGGAPTPMSFGEVYTSLQQGVIDGAENNETALTNNKHGEVAKAYTYTEHQYVPDVLIVSTNMWDKLSEDQQKAIQDAAKASSESHKDVWQKAVEDSIKASEEMGVTFYKIDKKAFIDAAAPLHEAYKAENETNAKYFDDFQSYLK
- a CDS encoding TRAP transporter small permease, with the translated sequence MRKIVDKVTAFLTCSLMIVMVLVACWQVFTRFVLNSPSTVSEEFLRYSLIWLTMVGSAYAYGKKKHLAVVFVARKVPEKYQLFLHLVVEAFVLVFIAVILLFGGTKAYQNAVGQVSSALGMPMEYLYLSLIVAGVLFLFYLILHIRDYFTKTNNTVVGE
- a CDS encoding TRAP transporter large permease, with protein sequence MALQAGLVLIIVFLLLLILSVPISVSIVISSMAAILSVLPWDMAIFTASQKIVTGLDSFTLLAVPFFILSGILMNNGGIAERLINFAKVLVGRMPGSLGHANVLGNMLFGSLSGSSVAAAAAIGGTIGPLQKKEGYDPKFSAAVNIASAPTGLIIPPSGALIIYSLVSGGTSVAALFIAGYIPGILWGLACMVVGFIIAKRRNYPVSERVSFGVAFKTFLEAIPSLLLIVIVIGGILGGIFTATEAAAVAVAYTFILALVYRTVKISDMPRIIMETVEITAVIMLLVAASSIMSWVMAFTGIPTAISEIILGISDNPIIILLIINIFLLIIGTFMDITPAVLIFTPIFLPIATSFGMDPIHFGVMLIMNLSIGNITPPVGSALFVGASIANLDLEDVIKPLIPFYVVIIIVLLLVTYIPEISMVLPRLLGY